The Thermoanaerobaculales bacterium genome contains a region encoding:
- a CDS encoding serine hydrolase domain-containing protein: MRDHALLVAAFVVLFAVVVGCRKEAPPTGSGAGLERELQALVDTTVREHPNVPAVALAVIAPRLGLDWDGAAGVADPASGAPMTPERPVLVASNTKTFVAAAVLRLVEQGRLGLDDPVAGRLSPELVEMLRGDGYDPQAIRLRHLLTHTSGLYDHTDSPHYGERILADPMHRWTRSEQVAAAMAWGDPLGMPGEIYCYCDTGYVLLGDVVERAAGAPLPAAVRELVGFERLGLSSTWWELLEPRPAGVPERANQLDGNLDSFAVDPSIDLYGGGGLTAPMGDLARFMRALFTGQVFAKPATLETMLTTIPGAAAGPGEPGPRTTPDVYRMGVFVVEEGGLTVYRHTGYWATVASYAPALDVALAAVVTQRDGKALLGELEKRVLNLARTAQGEERAAGER; this comes from the coding sequence ATGCGGGACCACGCGCTCCTCGTTGCCGCCTTCGTCGTGCTCTTCGCCGTCGTCGTGGGATGCCGGAAGGAAGCCCCGCCGACCGGTTCCGGCGCCGGGCTCGAGCGCGAGCTGCAGGCCCTCGTCGACACGACTGTGCGCGAGCACCCGAACGTGCCCGCGGTCGCGCTCGCCGTGATCGCGCCTCGGCTCGGCCTCGACTGGGACGGCGCGGCAGGCGTCGCCGACCCGGCGAGCGGGGCGCCGATGACCCCCGAGCGACCGGTCTTGGTGGCGAGCAACACCAAGACCTTCGTCGCGGCCGCGGTGCTGCGCCTGGTGGAGCAGGGCCGGCTCGGCCTCGACGACCCGGTCGCCGGCCGCCTGTCGCCCGAGCTCGTGGAGATGCTGCGCGGCGACGGCTACGACCCGCAGGCGATCAGGCTGCGCCACCTCCTCACCCACACCTCGGGGCTCTACGACCACACCGACAGCCCGCACTATGGCGAGCGGATCCTCGCCGATCCGATGCACCGCTGGACGCGCAGCGAGCAGGTCGCGGCGGCGATGGCGTGGGGCGACCCGCTCGGCATGCCCGGCGAGATCTACTGCTACTGCGACACCGGTTACGTCCTGCTCGGCGATGTCGTCGAGCGCGCTGCCGGCGCGCCGCTGCCGGCCGCGGTCCGCGAGCTGGTCGGCTTCGAGCGGCTCGGCCTCTCCTCGACCTGGTGGGAGCTGTTGGAGCCGCGGCCCGCGGGGGTTCCCGAGCGCGCCAACCAGCTCGACGGCAACCTCGACAGCTTCGCCGTCGACCCCTCGATCGACCTCTACGGCGGGGGCGGCCTGACCGCGCCGATGGGGGACCTCGCCCGCTTCATGCGGGCACTGTTCACCGGCCAGGTGTTTGCCAAGCCGGCCACTCTCGAGACCATGCTGACCACCATCCCCGGCGCCGCGGCCGGACCGGGCGAGCCGGGGCCGAGGACCACTCCGGACGTCTACCGGATGGGGGTGTTCGTGGTCGAGGAGGGCGGCCTCACCGTCTATCGCCACACCGGCTACTGGGCGACGGTGGCCAGCTACGCGCCCGCACTCGACGTCGCGCTCGCCGCCGTCGTCACCCAGCGCGACGGCAAGGCCCTGCTCGGCGAGCTCGAGAAGCGGGTCCTGAACCTGGCCCGCACCGCCCAGGGCGAAGAGCGAGCGGCCGGCGAGCGCTGA
- a CDS encoding ABC transporter ATP-binding protein — translation MHGTENGRTIAARCAGLVKRYPGVVAVDGLDLEVRRGECFGLLGPNGAGKTTTVEILEGLTAPDDGVVEVLGLRWGTRDDRLLRERLGIQLQETQLADKLTVAETVRLFRSFYRQGRPVDEVIALVSLDEKRHARVGKLSGGQKQRLALACALVSAPELMFLDEPTTGLDPQARRHVWEVVEGFRSNGGTVILTTHYMEEAARLCDRLAIVDHGRRIALGTPAELVASLGADQILELRAGGVLDGDQLGALPGVAGVSARNGGWMVRVRDVGAALPAVLGELERAGAPLEQLTTHQATLEDVFVHLTGRGLRDG, via the coding sequence ATGCACGGCACCGAGAACGGTCGCACGATCGCGGCGCGCTGCGCCGGGCTCGTCAAGCGCTACCCGGGGGTGGTGGCGGTGGATGGGCTCGACCTCGAGGTGCGGCGCGGCGAGTGCTTCGGCCTGCTCGGGCCCAACGGCGCCGGCAAGACCACCACGGTCGAGATCCTGGAGGGCCTGACCGCTCCCGATGACGGCGTGGTGGAGGTGCTCGGCCTGCGCTGGGGCACCCGCGACGACCGCCTGCTGCGCGAGCGGCTCGGCATCCAGCTCCAGGAGACGCAGCTCGCCGACAAGCTGACGGTGGCCGAGACGGTGCGGCTGTTCCGGTCGTTCTACCGCCAGGGGCGGCCGGTCGACGAGGTGATCGCGCTGGTCTCGCTCGACGAGAAGCGCCACGCGCGGGTCGGCAAGCTGTCGGGTGGCCAGAAGCAGCGGCTCGCGCTCGCCTGTGCGCTGGTCTCGGCGCCCGAGCTGATGTTCCTCGACGAGCCGACCACCGGCCTTGACCCGCAGGCCCGCCGTCACGTCTGGGAGGTGGTGGAGGGCTTCCGCAGCAACGGCGGCACCGTCATCCTGACCACTCACTACATGGAGGAGGCGGCGCGGCTGTGCGACCGCCTCGCGATCGTCGACCACGGCCGCCGCATCGCCCTCGGCACGCCGGCCGAGCTGGTGGCGTCGCTCGGCGCCGACCAGATCCTCGAGCTGCGCGCCGGCGGCGTGCTGGACGGAGACCAGCTCGGTGCGCTGCCAGGAGTCGCCGGCGTGAGCGCCCGCAACGGCGGCTGGATGGTGCGGGTGCGCGACGTCGGCGCCGCCCTGCCGGCGGTGCTCGGCGAGCTCGAGCGGGCGGGCGCGCCGCTCGAGCAGCTCACGACCCACCAGGCGACGCTGGAGGACGTGTTCGTCCACCTCACGGGGCGGGGCCTGCGCGATGGCTGA
- a CDS encoding ABC transporter permease: protein MAEGRSFRGGALHPLAELTRVRMLEFLREPEAVFWVFVFPVLLALALGIAFRDSGGTTYRVGAVDPVAARRLAGAAGLEVSAMERAPALEALGRGRLDLVVESVPGDAALPHFVFHFDRTRAEGRAARLAVDDALQRAYGRQDLVEHRDEPIAERGSRYIDFLIPGLIGLNLMGSGMWGIGFSIVVARTRGLLKRFAATPMRRPHFLVSYALSRLLFLVLEVGGIVGFGWLIFGVAVRGPLLALLAVAIIGGLSFAALGLLAAARARTIEAVSGWMNLIMLPMWLLSGSFFSYERFPEAFWPAIRLLPLTAINDALRAVFHGEPLFAGTLPEMAILAVWGLTSFAIAVRRFRWV from the coding sequence ATGGCTGAGGGGAGGTCATTCCGCGGCGGCGCCCTGCACCCGCTCGCCGAGCTGACCCGGGTGCGAATGCTGGAGTTCCTGCGCGAGCCGGAGGCGGTGTTCTGGGTGTTCGTGTTCCCGGTGCTGCTCGCCCTCGCGCTCGGCATCGCCTTCCGCGACTCGGGCGGCACCACCTACCGGGTCGGCGCGGTCGACCCGGTGGCCGCCCGCCGGCTCGCCGGCGCGGCAGGCCTCGAGGTATCGGCGATGGAGCGGGCCCCGGCGCTCGAGGCGCTCGGGCGCGGCCGGCTCGATCTCGTGGTCGAATCCGTTCCCGGGGACGCCGCCCTGCCCCATTTCGTCTTTCACTTCGATCGGACCCGCGCCGAGGGCCGAGCGGCCCGGCTCGCAGTCGACGACGCACTGCAGCGGGCCTACGGCCGGCAGGACCTCGTCGAGCACCGCGACGAGCCGATCGCCGAACGCGGCTCCCGCTACATCGACTTCCTGATACCCGGCCTGATCGGCCTCAACCTGATGGGCAGCGGCATGTGGGGTATCGGCTTCTCGATCGTGGTCGCCCGCACCCGCGGCCTGCTCAAGCGCTTCGCCGCGACCCCGATGCGGCGGCCCCACTTCCTGGTCTCCTACGCCCTGTCGCGGCTGCTGTTCCTGGTGCTCGAGGTCGGAGGGATCGTCGGCTTCGGCTGGCTGATCTTCGGCGTCGCGGTGCGCGGCCCGCTGCTCGCCCTGCTCGCGGTGGCGATCATCGGAGGCCTGAGCTTCGCCGCGCTCGGGCTGCTGGCGGCGGCGCGCGCGCGCACCATCGAGGCGGTGTCGGGCTGGATGAACCTGATCATGCTGCCGATGTGGCTGCTGTCCGGCAGCTTCTTCTCCTACGAGCGCTTTCCCGAGGCGTTCTGGCCGGCGATCCGCCTGCTGCCCCTCACCGCAATCAACGACGCGCTGCGTGCGGTGTTCCACGGCGAGCCCCTCTTCGCCGGCACGCTCCCCGAGATGGCCATCCTCGCGGTCTGGGGGCTGACGTCCTTCGCGATCGCGGTGCGCCGCTTCCGCTGGGTCTGA
- a CDS encoding aldo/keto reductase — translation MESRRLGASGLRVSAVGLGCMGMSEFYGPSDDEASVAVLHHAIDLGVTFWDTADMYGTGRNEQLVGRALRGRRDQVVLATKFALKRGPDGSFLGISGRPEYVRSACDASLQRLGVDHIDLYYQHRVDPEVPIEDTVGAMADLVRAGKVLHLGLSEASAATLRRAAAVHPIAALQSEWSLWSRDIEDEIVPARRELGIGLVAYSPLGRGFLTGAIRSLDDLAADDWRRANPRFEDGNLERNLSLVAHIERLAADKGCTPAQLALAWVLAQGPDVVPIPGTRSRVRLAENAAAVAVTLTADELAAIDELIPRDMAAGTRYPASGMALVNR, via the coding sequence ATGGAATCACGCAGGCTGGGAGCGAGCGGGCTTCGGGTTTCGGCGGTCGGTCTCGGCTGCATGGGCATGTCGGAGTTCTACGGGCCGAGCGACGATGAGGCGTCGGTGGCGGTGCTCCACCACGCCATCGACCTCGGCGTCACATTCTGGGACACCGCCGACATGTACGGCACCGGCCGCAACGAGCAGCTGGTCGGTCGCGCTCTGCGCGGCCGCCGCGACCAGGTGGTGCTGGCCACCAAGTTCGCCCTGAAGCGCGGGCCGGACGGCAGCTTCCTTGGGATCAGCGGCCGGCCCGAGTACGTCCGCTCGGCCTGCGATGCGAGCCTCCAGCGGCTCGGTGTCGACCACATCGACCTCTACTACCAGCACCGGGTCGACCCGGAGGTCCCGATCGAGGACACGGTCGGCGCGATGGCCGACCTGGTCCGAGCGGGCAAGGTGCTCCACCTCGGCCTGTCGGAGGCGTCCGCGGCCACGCTGCGGCGCGCCGCAGCTGTCCACCCGATCGCCGCGCTCCAGTCCGAGTGGTCGCTGTGGAGCCGCGACATCGAGGACGAGATCGTCCCCGCCCGCCGTGAGCTCGGCATCGGCCTGGTCGCATACAGCCCGCTCGGCCGCGGCTTCTTGACCGGCGCCATCCGCAGCCTTGACGACCTGGCGGCGGACGACTGGCGGCGGGCCAACCCCCGCTTCGAGGACGGCAACCTCGAGCGCAACCTCTCGCTCGTCGCCCACATCGAGCGGCTGGCCGCGGACAAGGGCTGCACGCCGGCCCAGCTCGCGCTGGCGTGGGTGCTCGCGCAAGGGCCGGACGTGGTGCCGATTCCGGGCACCCGCAGCCGGGTGCGCCTGGCTGAAAACGCCGCCGCGGTGGCTGTCACGCTGACCGCGGACGAGCTGGCGGCGATCGACGAGCTGATCCCGCGGGACATGGCCGCCGGCACGCGCTACCCGGCGTCCGGCATGGCGCTGGTGAACCGTTAG
- a CDS encoding acyl-CoA dehydrogenase → MILLNPNRHASRCTDERSREIMEKTIAFFEARGLRRLKEDDRDRVWYADFLEFLAREQALATLLTPAAYGGSPDCRWDNWRNNEFNEILAFYGLHYWYTWQVTILGLGPIWMSANEQAKRRAAAYLRQGEVFAFGLSEKQHGADVYATEMTLYPDGDGFRARGGKYYIGNANVARMVSTFGRFAGGSEYAFFAADSQHEKFDCVRNLVNVQSYVAEFALNDYPVGSSDILSRGSDAWDAALNTVNVGKFNLGWGSIGICTHAFYEAIDHAANRRLYDRFVTDFPHCQQLFVDAYARLAAMKLFALRASDYFRSASADDRRYLLYNPIMKMKVTMQGEEVINELWDVIAARGFENEPYFEMAARDIRALPKLEGTAHVNMALVLKFLVNYLFRPAAYPAVPRRDDPADDGFFFRQGPARGLGKVRFHDWRIAYDGVELPNVRIFVEQVEALKRLLVEAPPDEAQQQDVDLQLSLGEVFTLVPYGQLILEEAPMEGASGDLVDQIFDFMVRDLSRYALQLAHKPSTTPEQQRLAMAMIRKPAVDPERFRRVWENEVYALADAYEMAE, encoded by the coding sequence ATGATCCTGCTCAACCCCAACCGACACGCCAGCCGGTGCACTGACGAGCGGTCGCGCGAGATCATGGAGAAGACGATCGCGTTCTTCGAGGCCAGGGGCCTGCGCCGGCTCAAGGAGGACGACCGCGACCGGGTCTGGTACGCCGACTTCCTCGAGTTCCTGGCGCGCGAGCAGGCGCTCGCGACCCTGCTCACCCCCGCGGCCTACGGCGGCTCACCCGACTGCCGCTGGGACAACTGGCGCAACAACGAGTTCAACGAGATCCTGGCCTTCTACGGGCTCCACTACTGGTACACCTGGCAGGTGACGATCCTCGGCCTCGGGCCGATCTGGATGAGCGCCAACGAGCAGGCCAAGCGCAGGGCCGCCGCCTACCTGCGCCAGGGCGAGGTGTTCGCATTCGGCCTGTCCGAGAAGCAGCACGGGGCCGACGTCTACGCAACCGAGATGACCCTCTACCCGGACGGCGACGGCTTCCGGGCCCGCGGCGGCAAGTACTACATCGGCAACGCCAACGTCGCCCGCATGGTCTCCACCTTCGGCCGCTTCGCCGGCGGCAGCGAGTACGCGTTCTTCGCCGCCGACTCGCAGCACGAGAAGTTCGACTGCGTCCGCAACCTGGTCAATGTCCAGTCCTACGTCGCCGAGTTCGCCCTGAACGACTACCCGGTCGGCTCCTCCGATATCCTGTCGCGCGGCTCCGACGCCTGGGACGCGGCGCTCAACACCGTCAACGTCGGCAAGTTCAACCTCGGCTGGGGGTCGATCGGGATCTGCACCCACGCCTTCTACGAGGCCATCGATCACGCCGCCAACCGGCGCCTCTACGACCGTTTCGTCACTGACTTCCCGCATTGCCAGCAGCTGTTCGTCGACGCCTACGCCCGGCTCGCTGCGATGAAGCTCTTCGCGCTGCGCGCCTCCGACTACTTCCGCAGCGCGTCGGCCGACGACCGCCGCTACCTGCTCTACAACCCGATCATGAAGATGAAGGTGACGATGCAGGGCGAGGAGGTGATCAACGAGCTGTGGGACGTGATCGCCGCCCGCGGCTTCGAGAACGAGCCCTACTTCGAGATGGCGGCGCGCGACATCCGCGCCCTGCCCAAGCTCGAGGGCACCGCCCACGTCAACATGGCGCTGGTGCTGAAGTTCCTGGTCAACTACCTGTTCCGGCCCGCGGCCTACCCGGCGGTCCCGCGCCGGGACGACCCGGCCGACGACGGCTTCTTCTTCCGCCAGGGGCCGGCCAGGGGCCTCGGCAAGGTCCGCTTCCACGACTGGCGAATCGCCTACGACGGCGTCGAGCTGCCCAACGTCAGGATCTTCGTCGAGCAGGTCGAGGCGCTGAAGCGCTTGCTGGTGGAGGCGCCGCCTGACGAGGCTCAGCAGCAGGACGTCGACCTCCAGCTGTCGCTCGGCGAGGTCTTCACGCTCGTGCCCTACGGCCAGCTGATCCTCGAGGAGGCGCCGATGGAGGGGGCGAGCGGCGACCTCGTCGACCAGATCTTCGACTTCATGGTGCGCGACCTCTCCCGGTACGCCCTCCAGCTCGCTCACAAGCCGAGCACGACGCCCGAGCAGCAGCGGCTCGCGATGGCGATGATCCGCAAGCCGGCCGTCGACCCGGAGCGCTTCCGGCGGGTCTGGGAGAACGAGGTCTACGCCCTCGCCGACGCCTACGAGATGGCGGAATAG
- a CDS encoding class I SAM-dependent methyltransferase, giving the protein MAWTGSFAALYDAEHRALTADIDLYLDLLHEARVRGPVLELACGSGRVAAPLAAAGHRVVGLDSSPEMLRRARARRRRLPPEAASRLRFSRQDMRRFRFRAPFAAAIVPFSSLALLAEPEDRAACLACTAQHLRPRAPLIIDLPNPLPAMAGARPRAVASRFRLPRWGHEVEKVVEEVFDPARATTRVRYRYRQLRPGADAPAELAEACFELARIERRQIEAQLYAAGFDVVAALGDYRGTPHSPTSPRLVIHAERLE; this is encoded by the coding sequence GTGGCGTGGACCGGGAGCTTCGCCGCGCTCTACGACGCGGAGCACCGCGCGCTGACCGCGGACATCGACCTCTACCTCGACCTGCTGCACGAGGCCAGGGTCCGTGGGCCGGTGCTGGAGCTGGCGTGCGGCAGCGGGCGGGTCGCGGCGCCGCTGGCAGCCGCCGGGCATCGGGTCGTCGGCCTCGACTCGTCGCCCGAGATGCTGCGGCGGGCGCGCGCCCGCCGGCGCCGGCTGCCGCCCGAGGCGGCGTCGCGGCTGCGGTTCTCGCGCCAGGACATGCGCCGCTTCCGCTTTCGGGCGCCGTTCGCCGCCGCGATCGTCCCGTTCTCCAGCCTGGCTCTGCTTGCCGAGCCCGAGGACCGCGCCGCCTGCCTCGCTTGCACGGCGCAGCACCTGCGGCCGCGGGCGCCGCTGATCATCGACCTGCCAAACCCGCTTCCCGCGATGGCGGGTGCAAGGCCGCGCGCCGTCGCCAGCCGCTTCCGGCTGCCGCGATGGGGGCACGAGGTCGAGAAGGTGGTCGAGGAGGTTTTCGACCCGGCGCGCGCCACGACCCGCGTTCGTTACCGCTACCGGCAGTTGCGGCCCGGCGCCGACGCGCCGGCCGAGCTCGCCGAGGCCTGCTTCGAGCTGGCGCGGATCGAGCGCCGGCAGATCGAGGCGCAGCTCTACGCGGCCGGGTTCGACGTGGTTGCAGCGCTCGGCGACTACCGCGGAACCCCGCACAGCCCGACGAGCCCACGGCTGGTGATCCACGCCGAGCGCCTGGAGTAG
- a CDS encoding M23 family metallopeptidase, with translation MRASMAATTFGLALLALGVLAGCAGSRPEPAATVPSGWPLPGDVGVVSSSFGAPRGAGTHQGIDFSAPRGTAVIATADGVVTFAGRAGDYGRMVVLDHGGGWETRYAHLHRIKVEEGERVRRGRALGTVGHSGNARGAHLHYELRRNGVPIDPRPTLGGDR, from the coding sequence ATGCGGGCATCGATGGCTGCAACCACGTTTGGCCTCGCGCTCCTCGCTCTCGGTGTCCTCGCAGGATGCGCGGGGTCGCGGCCCGAGCCCGCGGCGACGGTCCCTTCGGGCTGGCCGCTGCCGGGCGACGTCGGCGTCGTCAGCTCGTCCTTCGGCGCGCCACGCGGCGCCGGCACGCACCAGGGCATCGACTTCAGCGCGCCGCGCGGCACCGCGGTCATCGCCACGGCGGATGGTGTTGTGACCTTCGCCGGCCGCGCCGGCGACTACGGCCGGATGGTCGTGCTCGACCACGGCGGCGGCTGGGAAACGCGGTACGCCCACCTCCACCGGATCAAGGTCGAGGAGGGCGAGCGCGTCCGGCGCGGCCGCGCGCTGGGGACGGTCGGCCACAGCGGCAACGCCCGCGGTGCCCACCTCCACTACGAGCTGCGCCGCAACGGCGTCCCCATCGACCCGCGGCCGACGCTCGGAGGTGATAGGTGA